One Cydia pomonella isolate Wapato2018A chromosome 15, ilCydPomo1, whole genome shotgun sequence DNA window includes the following coding sequences:
- the LOC133525434 gene encoding uncharacterized protein LOC133525434 isoform X2, with product MPDSETKKNQQKKGKHDPKEQRKPRQQRNQGAGEKKTEKRIAEPKAAPEKPAFEEPGPDFYKGLKRETDDILKITEDANSKYKKKEIKSNWSKYEVPIESYDDIEEQENLGADYEKLIQAPMSLGGHFQFKHEKSWDITTGPSLYDKYFDITGNDLATALCTIPFYERNGIDKNIFSETDVQTMDHRTSRYKHKYFKIATTESEIQDKLINSLKDDLKEPEQSKLDENVHDERKSESEVDKNNDINFEESKLPKTEPSSNRVEIIFKSNQDEHKVTIVKDSKECSEIDDIDDIIIETAKKIDINKVELTKSNPAPEKVNTAARALTEPKIKPVIESPEDLEKWLDDFLEE from the exons ATGCCGGATTCTGAAACAAAGAAAAACCA GCAAAAGAAAGGAAAACATGATCCCAAAGAGCAAAGGAAACCTCGCCAGCAGCGGAATCAAGGAGCCGGTGAAAAGAAAACTGAAAAAAGAATAGCAGAACCTAAAG CCGCTCCAGAAAAACCAGCATTTGAGGAGCCTGGGCCAGACTTCTACAAAGGCTTAAAACGAGAAACAGATGACATCCTCAAAATAACTGAGGATGCCAACTCTAAGTACAAGAAGAAAGAGATTAAAAGCAATTGGTCCAAGTATGAGGTCCCGATAGAGAGTTATGATGATATTGAGGAGCAGGAGAATTTGGGAGCTGATTATGAG AAACTCATACAAGCACCCATGTCACTTGGCGGCCATTTCCAATTCAAACATGAGAAATCCTGGGACATTACAACAGGCCCATCTCTATATGATAAATACTTCGACATCACTGGAAATGATCTTGCCACTGCTCTCTGTACCATACCGTTTTATGAAAGAAATGGTATTGATAAGAATATATTCTCTGAAACAGACGTACAAACCATGGACCATCGCACATCTAGATATAAACATAAGTACTTCAAAATAGCAACAACTGAGTCAGAAATTCAAGACAAActtattaatagtttaaaagATGATTTAAAAGAACCAGAACAAAGTAAATTAGATGAAAATGTGCATGATGAGCGAAAGTCTGAATCAGAAgttgataaaaataatgatattaattttgAGGAATCAAAACTGCCTAAGACTGAGCCATCTAGTAATCGAGTAGAAATCATATTCAAAAGTAATCAAGATGAGCATAAAGTAACAATAGTAAAAGATAGTAAGGAATGCAGTGAAATAGATGACATTGatgatattattattgagacagcaaaaaaaattgatataaataaggtaGAATTAACCAAGTCCAACCCTGCTCCTGAGAAAGTTAATACAG cTGCACGTGCTCTTACAGAACCCAAGATAAAGCCAGTTATTGAATCTCCAGAGGACCTCGAAAAATGGCTTGATGACTTCTTAGAAGAATAA
- the LOC133525434 gene encoding uncharacterized protein LOC133525434 isoform X1, producing MPDSETKKNQQKKGKHDPKEQRKPRQQRNQGAGEKKTEKRIAEPKAAAPEKPAFEEPGPDFYKGLKRETDDILKITEDANSKYKKKEIKSNWSKYEVPIESYDDIEEQENLGADYEKLIQAPMSLGGHFQFKHEKSWDITTGPSLYDKYFDITGNDLATALCTIPFYERNGIDKNIFSETDVQTMDHRTSRYKHKYFKIATTESEIQDKLINSLKDDLKEPEQSKLDENVHDERKSESEVDKNNDINFEESKLPKTEPSSNRVEIIFKSNQDEHKVTIVKDSKECSEIDDIDDIIIETAKKIDINKVELTKSNPAPEKVNTAARALTEPKIKPVIESPEDLEKWLDDFLEE from the exons ATGCCGGATTCTGAAACAAAGAAAAACCA GCAAAAGAAAGGAAAACATGATCCCAAAGAGCAAAGGAAACCTCGCCAGCAGCGGAATCAAGGAGCCGGTGAAAAGAAAACTGAAAAAAGAATAGCAGAACCTAAAG CAGCCGCTCCAGAAAAACCAGCATTTGAGGAGCCTGGGCCAGACTTCTACAAAGGCTTAAAACGAGAAACAGATGACATCCTCAAAATAACTGAGGATGCCAACTCTAAGTACAAGAAGAAAGAGATTAAAAGCAATTGGTCCAAGTATGAGGTCCCGATAGAGAGTTATGATGATATTGAGGAGCAGGAGAATTTGGGAGCTGATTATGAG AAACTCATACAAGCACCCATGTCACTTGGCGGCCATTTCCAATTCAAACATGAGAAATCCTGGGACATTACAACAGGCCCATCTCTATATGATAAATACTTCGACATCACTGGAAATGATCTTGCCACTGCTCTCTGTACCATACCGTTTTATGAAAGAAATGGTATTGATAAGAATATATTCTCTGAAACAGACGTACAAACCATGGACCATCGCACATCTAGATATAAACATAAGTACTTCAAAATAGCAACAACTGAGTCAGAAATTCAAGACAAActtattaatagtttaaaagATGATTTAAAAGAACCAGAACAAAGTAAATTAGATGAAAATGTGCATGATGAGCGAAAGTCTGAATCAGAAgttgataaaaataatgatattaattttgAGGAATCAAAACTGCCTAAGACTGAGCCATCTAGTAATCGAGTAGAAATCATATTCAAAAGTAATCAAGATGAGCATAAAGTAACAATAGTAAAAGATAGTAAGGAATGCAGTGAAATAGATGACATTGatgatattattattgagacagcaaaaaaaattgatataaataaggtaGAATTAACCAAGTCCAACCCTGCTCCTGAGAAAGTTAATACAG cTGCACGTGCTCTTACAGAACCCAAGATAAAGCCAGTTATTGAATCTCCAGAGGACCTCGAAAAATGGCTTGATGACTTCTTAGAAGAATAA
- the LOC133525447 gene encoding LOW QUALITY PROTEIN: WW domain-binding protein 11-like (The sequence of the model RefSeq protein was modified relative to this genomic sequence to represent the inferred CDS: substituted 1 base at 1 genomic stop codon), with the protein METPKGDASDEDVPSDFFDDFNKDEFMEGLQVIDSWDDKEKKRRMSRIDTEALDSVKDLRELIDDRHSKDRHERHRWKDDLDEYIKPGSRRDPNKTKEAIKRDKEVKVKEFLAKSLDSTDELKPPGTELDDFFEENKAPKPPPEEPPQKKKRSRSKERHQSPVKHQRRSPRRSPARRSPARRSPGHRSPGRRSPRRSPRRSPRWSPGRRGGSPFRGKYQFFKPRWNPAMNRHFSPRRSPRRSPRRSPRRSPRRRYSRSPPPRRYSRRSRSSSRERDRDSFLYPRESKLDYPHFDIPDPQFSQVYPGSIPGYPYPQMPQEYPPGYTGPPFNFLAPGQPPTPDVQVTFPNSAPAPQPVPAPMMNPVPPPMMNPVPPPMMNPVPPMMNPVPPPAMVPAPKQVPLPEKPPLPTPMKDVTKPFDALAQLVAEGKISQEDYLKLAPTKGKKYELNHIKLLTVLCFQCXIGCTSSLSKLAHLMLPNRLIMNNSMVGPEQKSLVPKYCSPLKRQGAVEFHFTKMSGRTTAQQNKQLVNSIINTLGLEKVVGRQKIKVPKDMKDAACQTSKPYCDVCEIRASTRLCDASTSVDAEHFCSTVHTQVVEQDLMSSKAVFAPSGSIADGAPISIAHMTPAQLVSQLAARAKTLKQTDPVPSNPNQYMRRPNYDQQYDQQYQNNYNNYRY; encoded by the exons ATGGAAACACCGAAAGGAGATGCATCGGACGAAGATGTTCCCAGCGATTTCTTCGACGACTTCAATAAAGACGAGTTCATGGAGGGTCTACAGGTGATCGACAGTTGGGACGACAAGGAGAAGAAACGCCGGATGTCGCGCATCGATACGGAGGCGTTGGACAGCGTGAAGGACCTTCGGGAGCTAATCGACGACCGACACAGCAAGGATCGCCACGAGCGGCACCGCTGGAAGGACGACCTCGACGAGTACATCAAACCGGGCAGTCGCCGCGACCCCAACAAGACCAAGGAAGCCATCAAACGCGACAAGGAAGTCAAGGTCAAGGAGTTCCTCGCCAAGAGTTTGGACTCTACGGACGAGCTGAAGCCACCCGGTACGGAGCTGGACGATTTCTTTGAAGAAAACAAGGCACCGAAACCGCCGCCGGAGGAGCCGCCGCAAAAAAAGAAGCGTTCGAGATCGAAAGAGCGTCATCAATCACCGGTCAAACACCAACGGAGGAGTCCTCGCCGGAGTCCAGCACGTCGCAGCCCAGCACGACGTAGTCCAGGACACCGCAGCCCTGGACGCCGAAGCCCCCGTCGGAGCCCTCGGCGCAGTCCTAGATGGTCACCGGGTCGACGCGGCGGGTCACCCTTCCGCGGGAAATATCAGTTCTTCAAGCCGCGCTGGAACCCAGCTATGAACCGGCACTTCAGCCCGCGCCGCAGCCCTCGCCGCAGCCCCCGCCGCAGTCCCCGGCGCAGCCCGCGTCGCCGCTACTCTcgctcgccgccgccgcgccgctacTCCCGGCGCTCACGCTCCTCATCCAGAGAACGAGACAGAGACAGCTTCCTTTACCCCAGAGAATCTAAACTTGACTATCCACATTTTGACATTCCAGACCCACAGTTCTCTCAAGTATATCCTGGGTCAATTCCGGGATACCCATACCCCCAGATGCCTCAGGAATACCCTCCAGGGTATACTGGTCCTCCATTTAACTTTCTGGCTCCTGGGCAGCCTCCCACTCCAGACGTTCAAgtaacatttccgaattcagcaCCTGCACCTCAACCTGTACCCGCACCTATGATGAATCCGGTGCCACCTCCAATGATGAACCCTGTGCCGCCTCCAATGATGAACCCGGTGCCACCGATGATGAATCCTGTTCCTCCTCCAGCCATGGTCCCTGCCCCTAAACAAGTACCTCTTCCTGAGAAACCTCCACTTCCCACTCCTATGAAGGATGTCACTAAACCATTTGATGCACTGGCTCAA TTAGTGGCAGAAGGCAAAATTAGCCAAGAGGACTATTTAAAGCTGGCACCAACAAAGGGTAAGAAATATGAACTTAACCATATtaaattat TGACCGTTTTGTGTTTCCAGTGTTGAATCGGTTGTACCTCGTCATTGAGCAAGTTGGCACACTTGATGCTGCCAAACCGTCTGATCATGAACAACAGCATGGTGGGCCCGGAGCAGAAGAGCCTCGTCCCTAAATACTGTTCCCCGCTGAAACGTCAAGGCGCCGTCGAGTTCCACTTTACGAAGATGAGCGGGCGAACCACGGCACAGCAGAACAAGCAGTTAGTGAATAGTATCATCAACACGCTAGGATTGGAGAAGGTAGTGGGGAGACAGAAGATAAAGGTGCCTAAAGATATGAAGGATGCAGCGTGTCAGACCAGCAAGCCGTACTGCGACGTCTGCGAGATCAGGGCGTCGACGCGGCTCTGCGACGCAAGCACCAGTGTGGATGCGGAGCATTTCTGTTCAACAGTACATACACAAGTGGTAGAGCAGGACCTTATGAGTTCTAAAGCGGTATTCGCTCCGAGCGGCAGCATAGCGGACGGTGCGCCTATCTCTATCGCTCATATGACTCCGGCGCAGCTCGTCTCGCAGCTCGCCGCTCGGGCGAAGACTTTGAAACAGACTGATCCGGTCCCCTCTAACCCTAACCAATACATGAGACGACCGAACTACGATCAACAGTACGATCAGCAGTATCagaataactataataattatcgCTATTAA
- the LOC133525420 gene encoding uncharacterized protein LOC133525420, with protein MEIECTQKLECTQELYNTQTERTDPEQIGFLGIQGSTYPVKRGPNKIGRDPQTCGIYLNLNSISRQHAVINVLSLSDIMLMDLDSSNKTKVQGKTLQPYIPYPLKSGDMVQFGAIFGMFRLLEDDNDLPMTQAIDLPCTPAPVPKQMSRLGAPVLVPESPEVSDMDDSFVMPSQSKKSSEFKSPMNKFLKPSNKTIAIQPMGSKTIDNAYWASTRKSDSFNFQLDDSGSSFNDSTASNKSNKIVEESNDNIHDMETQKPFKANDSTDSIYTANTQVASPSVHCMETQPPVLDIHMQETQQAPDIHALDTQNVSDSIHNCDTQAPITDKLPEVRKLDDQEDVQIDLFSANKENENSLDNIFNAETQAFVAEKGSVLVEPKKSENINNSVDESSKIKDDSDEEIAFEELNTQSFHDDFESQPIIPAGNVSPPIERIEKIEVSFNKIRRESGSSTDCEDMDILPNQKLSTDIDMLPTQKIIVDSKTEKINSDIGVLPTLGDIGVLPTQKIVGDIEMLPTQKIVNNNDDDDDLTDCEDDELVKNEVKAANASASPEIDFEDIATQIIGDDVIETDINKTTDQTDGPNKGISFEELPTQILTDDIKEENFEELPTQIITDEGEIDKPNEEVYSEEMISPFKVPFRTPLKAKKTPTRESTSKVVVTDVDDDDNPNYYAATQDLFNDLCTQRELSPDSIKENTANQKEKGDDDELVPCSVEGYEMGDRFGHIESEISPIKKSKSEGSDTKLNKITDQKSTSNAVLKTPQTLKIMNIDLPDSQEIKTSVTLKHNSITESSSDTETDEVSDQDSGITYRKKRIPKVHAKQDLSKKLEELPSRVITRVRKPTLKVRESDEINKNCKSILKSIVLADSDDNIDADIITENISRLKSKTDKKKGKEKEGEHCKKILDESTKRPHSRNENKKRDKPTEDTDNDSKGRSSRSKSKKYDETKSKTDDHKDSNDKKVRSTRSTRNKKNKSKVEESKDKEHKSKEENNSKSRSESHSRKDSRSNSKSRSESKTRSDSKNRNDSKTRSASKNRSDSKSRSSRSTKENKKDKPKDTSKSKDKTPETEVRRSSRQKSNKETPKHEISTVYLSSESSTESPKNLKRPATNELEVPSPKRTRSLPNSKSSECLASTSVQSTPVKAETQYVLFTAFSNDDVRSKLEKLGAVIVTDVMSCTVLVTLQIKRTFKLLCAVGLGRPIVGPEWVQACADSNTIVDPWLYLIKDSQAERRFQFSLEKTLRGRRNFLEGYHVSATPSVLPTAQEMKLIVECSGGVWQASGPNWVCVTSAADRGLWGALRRRRAALVTTEFILGGVLRQRPDLGGTACG; from the exons ATGGAGATAGAATGTACTCAAAAGCTTGAGTGTACCCAGGAGCTATATAACACGCAAACAGAAAGAACTGACCCCGAACAG ATTGGATTCCTGGGAATACAGGGTTCCACATACCCCGTAAAAAGAGGTCCCAACAAAATAGGCAGAGACCCACAAACATGTGGGATTTACCTAAATCTGAAT tcAATATCCAGGCAACATGCTGTGATAAATGTCTTGAGTTTGAGCGACATCATGCTTATGGATTTAGATTCATCCAATAAAACTAAAGTACAAGGT aaaacctTGCAGCCATACATACCTTACCCGCTTAAAAGCGGCGACATGGTTCAGTTTGGTGCAATATTCGGTATGTTCAGGTTACTCGAGGATGACAATGACTTGCCGATGACACAGGCTATAGACCTGCCTTGTACTCCGGCCCCGGTGCCCAAACAAATGTCTCGGTTGGGGGCTCCGGTTTTGGTGCCAGAATCGCCTGAAGTCAGTGATATG GATGACTCCTTTGTAATGCCATCACAATCTAAAAAATCGTCTGAATTCAAGAGCCCCATGAACAAATTTTTAAAGCCTTCCAACAAAACTATTGCTATACAACCTATGGGTAGTAAAACTATAGACAATGCTTATTGGGCTTCCACCAGAAAATCAGACTCATTTAATTTCCAATTAGATGATTCTGGAAGTTCTTTCAATGACTCGACTGCTTcaaacaaatcaaataaaattgttgaaGAAAGCAATGATAATATTCATGATATGGAAACACAGAAGCCTTTCAAAGCGAATGATAGTACGGACTCTATTTATACTGCAAATACGCAAGTAGCTTCGCCTTCTGTACATTGTATGGAAACGCAGCCGCCTGTGTTAGACATTCATATGCAAGAGACGCAGCAAGCGCCTGACATTCACGCTCTGGACACACAGAATGTATCTGATAGTATACATAATTGTGACACACAAGCTCCAATCACGGATAAATTACCTGAAGTACGCAAATTAGATGACCAAGAAGATGTACAAATCGATCTGTTCTCAGCAAATAAAGAAAATGAGAATAGTTTGGACAATATATTTAATGCAGAAACGCAAGCGTTTGTTGCAGAAAAGGGATCAGTTTTGGTTGAACCAAAGAAATCTGAGAATattaataacagtgttgatgaaTCATCTAAAATTAAGGATGACTCTGATGAAGAAATTGCGTTTGAAGAACTTAATACACAATCATTCCACGACGATTTTGAGTCGCAGCCGATTATACCGGCTGGCAACGTTTCCCCACCGATAGAAAGGATAGAAAAGATTGAAGTAAGCTTCAATAAAATTAGACGAGAGTCTGGCAGTTCAACTGATTGTGAAGATATGGATATCTTGCCAAATCAAAAATTATCAACTGATATTGATATGTTACCGACCCAAAAGATTATAGTTGACTCGAAAACTGAGAAAATAAATAGTGATATAGGTGTTCTGCCGACTCTTGGTGATATAGGTGTTCTGCCAACTCAAAAAATTGTTGGTGATATAGAGATGCTCCCAACACAAAAAATTGTgaataataatgatgatgatgatgacctaACCGATTGTGAAGACGATGAATTAGTAAAAAATGAAGTTAAAGCAGCAAACGCTAGCGCAAGCCCGGAAATAGATTTTGAAGATATAGCTACACAAATTATTGGGGATGACGTAATAGAAACTGATATTAATAAGACTACTGACCAAACCGATGGCCCTAATAAAGGAATCAGTTTTGAAGAGTTGCCTACACAAATACTTACAGATGACATTAAGGAAGAAAATTTCGAAGAATTGCCGACTCAAATTATAACTGATGAAGGAGAAATTGATAAACCCAATGAAGAGGTTTATTCTGAAGAAATGATTAGTCCTTTTAAAGTTCCTTTCCGAACTCCTTTGAAGGCTAAGAAAACTCCTACAAGAGAGTCAACTTCTAAAGTAGTTGTAACAgatgttgatgatgatgacaatCCTAATTATTATGCAGCTACGCAAGATTTATTTAATGATCTTTGTACTCAAAGAGAACTATCCCCCGattctattaaagaaaatacGGCAAACCAGAAAGAAAAaggtgatgatgatgaattaGTGCCATGTTCTGTAGAAGGTTACGAAATGGGTGATAGATTTGGGCACATAGAAAGTGAAATATCgccaatcaaaaaatctaaGAGTGAAGGTAGTGATactaaacttaataaaattacCGATCAAAAATCAACTTCAAATGCTGTACTTAAAACACCCCAAACccttaaaataatgaatattgatCTTCCAGATAGCCAAGAAATAAAAACTAGTGTAACTTTAAAACATAATTCTATTACAGAATCTTCCAGTGACACTGAAACGGACGAGGTTTCTGATCAGGACTCGGGAATCACCTACAGGAAGAAACGGATACCAAAAGTACATGCCAAACAAGACCTCTCTAAAAAGCTTGAAGAACTACCTTCTAGAGTTATCACGCGAGTTCGTAAGCCTACCCTTAAAGTACGAGAATCtgacgaaataaataaaaactgcaaaagTATTCTTAAGAGTATTGTTTTAGCTGATAGTGATGACAATATTGATGCAGATATTATAACTGAAAATATATCACGTTTAAAAAGCAAAACTGACAAAAAGAAAGGGAAAGAAAAGGAAGGTGAgcactgtaaaaaaatattagacgAGTCCACAAAAAGGCCACATTCACGGAATGAAAATAAGAAAAGAGACAAACCAACTGAAGATACGGACAATGACAGTAAGGGTAGAAGTAGTCGATCTAAATCTAAGAAATATGATGAAACTAAATCAAAAACTGATGATCATAAAGATTCTAATGATAAAAAAGTTAGGAGTACCCGAAgtacaagaaataaaaaaaataagagtaAAGTCGAGGAATCAAAGGACAAAGAACACAAGAGCAAAGAGGAAAATAACTCTAAATCAAGAAGTGAATCTCATTCAAGAAAAGATTCTAGGAGTAATTCTAAGTCTAGAAGCGAGTCAAAAACTAGAAGcgattctaaaaaccgaaacgACTCTAAAACCAGAAGTGCTTCTAAAAACAGAAGCGATTCAAAAAGTAGAAGTAGTAGAAGcactaaagaaaacaaaaaagataaaCCAAAAGACACATCAAAGTCCAAAGACAAAACCCCGGAAACAGAAGTACGAAGAAGCTCGCGACAAAAATCTAATAAAGAGACTCCCAAACATGAAATCAGTACTGTATACTTATCTTCAGAGTCGAGTACGGAATCGCCGAAGAATTTAAAAAGGCCAGCGACGAATGAGTTGGAAGTACCAAGTCCTAAAAGAACAAGGTCTTTGCCTAATTCTAAGAGTTCTGAATGTTTGGCGAGTACGTCGGTACAGAGTACTCCTGTTAAGGCTGAAACACAATATGTTTTGTTCACGGCGTTTTCTAATGATGATGTGAGGAGTAAGCTCGAGAAATTAG GAGCAGTAATAGTAACCGACGTGATGTCGTGCACGGTTCTGGTGACGCTTCAAATAAAGCGCACGTTCAAGTTGCTCTGCGCCGTCGGCCTCGGGCGGCCCATCGTCGGCCCCGAGTGGGTTCAGGCTTGCGCAGACTCCAATACTATTGTTG ACCCATGGCTGTACTTAATAAAGGACTCACAAGCAGAGAGACGGTTCCAGTTCAGTCTAGAAAAGACCCTCAGGGGCAGAAGGAACTTCCTCGAGGGATATCACGTTTCGGCCACGCCCAGTGTGTTACCAACTGCACAAGAGATGAAAT TGATCGTGGAGTGCTCGGGCGGCGTGTGGCAAGCCTCGGGGCCGAACTGGGTGTGCGTGACGTCGGCGGCCGACCGCGGCCTGTGGGGCGCgctgcgccggcgccgcgccgcgctcgTCACCACCGAGTTCATCCTGGGCGGCGTGCTGCGCCAGCGGCCCGACCTCGGCGGCACGGCTTGCGGGTGA